The segment ATATTTGACATTTGATAACTAGTTCAACAATTTTGTGTGTAATGACTCAAGCAATGAAAGTAAGACTATTAGTTTTATTAAGAACGACTATTCAGCATCCATAAgtataattaattttgactGACATGACATAATCAAATGGAAATGTCAAAAAACAGCAGAGAAATGTATGAAAGCTACTGATACATGTCCAAAATCATTTGCAGTTTGTTCAGAGAAAGGAGAAATTGCTACTATGATGTgcacaaatgactaaatgttgtGGAGGTTGAACTAATAGTTATGAGAATTTTAATTCTGATCTGAGAAACGCACCAAAGcgactgagaaaaactgtaaatatgTGCGATTAAAGAAACAAACTAATAATGCAGTTTGTCTCTTTGGCATACTATTTATGACAATGTAAGCCCTGTTACAAGCATGTGCATAAGAAAGTACACCCTCCTGCAGTTCCATGTTTTTATGCATCAGGGcttgattaattaataattatttcatcctcACGAGCCTTTTAAAACATCAGTTACTCTTGTGTTTTAAGgacaacaaataaaatatatcagtTTGTTCCATAGTCTCCACTAGTAGCCTGTCCCagaagacttggggcatgaggtggggtacaccctggacagagtgtcaacccatctcagggcacacacacacacacacacacacacgtattcacacactatgggccaTTTGAAAACGCCAGTTtgcctaatccgcatgtctttggactgaggaaactggagtacccaaaggaaccTGAAGGTACAAGGTGACAGTTCTAACCATGTCACCTCAGAAGGCACAagaaaattttttgttattttaaaaaattataaaattagtttattaATGGTCCTTTACAGTAATTCCGTGgccctggttcgattcccacctcgaggCTGTGAGCGTGGAGTAGGCATGTTGGTGGGTTCCCGCTGCGTACTTTGGTTTCATTTATTGCTTACACAGGTCTGTCCTGAGGTGTCCTTTTATTGCCAGGATACCCATTCCTGGTAACTGTCTTGGAGGGTCTCTATTTGCAAATAGTCCTTCGTTTTTAATCCTACACAACGGTTCATGTCAAATTGTTTGGAGATGCCATCATAACCTTGCCTAGACTGAGGACCAGGAATGACTGATCTTTACAGGACCTTTTCTCTTCACAGGACGTAGACACACACCTAACTGAGGGCTACTAATTACTCTctgtagaatattttttttctatataattatataaggtGATGTACTTACCTTTTTCACTTGCTTTCTGAATATTAATATACTTTATAGGGAGAAAatattttgagattttttttattgttatctaagttgtttatttacttgtttgtgGACATAGGTGAGAAATGTAATTGCTATTTTAGACTCTGAGTATTATAGAAGTAGTATTATAAACCTACAATATATAAAGAATAGCATAAGatacatattttttgttgtaaatgtttattttgtaaattctgCATTATTGAGTCAGTACCAAACTTTTTAAGAGATATCTTTTCAACAAAAAGTTTGCTTTTACTTACATATGTTTGTATTGACGACTCACATTGCGTAACACACCAGTGCCGTTTTGCATGTAAAACCAAAGCAAGTGTGACAGTCTCCAGAAGTCTCCACTACTGTATATGCCATAAGGTAAAACTTACTAACAACTGCACCAAATGAGACTCAGACGGTTTCAGAACAAATATTACCTTTATTTTGTTTCGGTTATTAATGTCTGATGCTCTCAGTAAgtatgatgattatgatgatttttttaaaagaattttgaTGTCACgacatcaaggataaggatgcTACAGTTAAATCGTGTAGAGATTAAAATAAAGGCAGAACTCAAATGAAACATGTCAcaaattataaaatacaattaaattgcAATTTTGTAGTCAGTTTTGACAGAAAGCTACGTAGGCCATCACCCTCTAACTCATTAGGGTCATTTTACTCTATACTTTTTcttctgtatattttatttccatcatttcattttttGAATTCCGGAAACCACTGTTGacaaccattgttaaaagtgctctataaataaaatgaaattgtaTTGAATAAGATCAtatttcacacacgcacacacacgcacacacacaaacgatcGCAGGCATGCACGGACACTTCCTGACGCAGATGTGCGCATCATTGACGTCACGTGCAGTACAGAGAAGGAGGAAGCACTGGAACCTCCTTGCCAATGATAtgtcttaaataataaatacaagtaAATGAACTTTATCACTATAAATCTGTCATCTGTTGCTGTGGTGTAAACAATTGAGATAAAACATTTTGGGTTTCTTGAAAAATGATTTTAGTAGCAATTATGTgtcacatataaatataaaggttATCTATAGCTAGAAATGAAAGAGGGATGATATCGCATATCTTTAACTGAATCTTTAggtgtaatatactgtaattatggTGTACACTAATAAGATATCTTACTGAATGTTTATGAGGGCAGAGCTTAATTCTGAGTTACACTTTTTatcttagataaaaaaaaactaagaaaaacaTGACAGTTCATGAACGAGGCTCAAACACCGACATATTATGTGTCACACAATGGATGTTTAGTGAATAATCAGCAATGTTAATGTAATGTATCCTGtttgttgcctttttttaaatataaattcatCCATTTGTGAATCTCCTTTCTGCCCGAGTAGGCCACCAATCAGCCAAAAGCAATTGTTCTATTTCTTTCTCCACTTCAGTTCAgtctatatatattattttgttttgtattgtctACGCCATACAAAAGACTAGCTTTCAAGCAAAGTCCAGCTGAAATCAGACTTTGCATGTAGTTTGAGTGTCTCCTATCATTTTCCTAATGAAAATCAGGAAGTTAGCTCACCTCCACTGTTTTCACAAAGATAGTTGCCCCCGATTTGCCTAAGATGGACAGAAGCTACCTGCTTTTCAGTCTCCGCAATCTTGACTGAAAGTGAGGTTTGCTCATTTTTCTGCTCTTTCCACAATGCCTTTCTCAAGGCACCTCTGCATTTATTGTGGGATTTTAGGGACTTTTCTCTTATCTGTCTACGCCGTGACACTGAAGACGTCCCGAGATGGACTAGGCAAGCAACATGTCAAAAAAGCAGTTTTCCAGGATGTATTGTACGAATTTGTCATAAAGCCACACTCACTGGGACAGGCGAGTGAAGACTGCTCGGCCCGAGGAGGGAAACTTCTGAATTATCTGGACTGTGAAATCAAGAATTTCTTTTCCGAATTGTTCAAGGAACATGGCAGCGCTGCTCCAGGCTGGTGGATCGATGGTGGTTTGACAGGATCTTACGATGAATGTGTAGATATTACAGGTGAGTAAGGGGAAAATCCTGTCCAGTTTGTCAGCAGTTTGTATCTGATGTCACAGGATAGTTTAAAACTATAATAGGGTTTAAcatcagatttatttttaaattttttagaaaTACATGCATGTGGTGAGATTTCTTTAAAAGTCCATGTGAAATCAACTGTCCCTTATGTCCTTCTTGAGTTTAATACCATACTTGAGTTTTAAACCTTTTATCCTTAAAGTCTTTATATTTTCAGGACTGTTGAGTAAAGCTGGGACCGCAGCAAAGAATTGtagcacttaaaaaaattgtgaataGTGTATAGTTTATGTAAATTAAAGACAGACTTTCTACCCAAATTCTGAACgaaaattaataataagaaataatgttttaaactaGTATGTTTAGGTTTTAGGTTAGGTTAAACTAATCGAATAAAAATAAGTACattaaaaatctgatttgttttAGTAAAATAGACATAATGTCAATAGCTAAAAGCTAAGGATTTAAcccaggatttctttttttttttttttagtgaaaaAATGTTATGTAAGAGCTGCTTTGTTGATCAATCTTCTCTGCTTTAATATAATGAGGtggtttaaaaagcattttttatactattaaattaaacagaatCGAACCAAAAATGTACATCCCTGGGATGATAGTGAGATTTAAAATGGCCCTGCATAGACCTCTGTCActaattaaaaaggaaaaaatatttaggaaatATTTTGACACTTCtgtgatgttttaaaaaacaaaagaattccAAACTGTTTTAAACAAACTGTGGGTTGATCCTGTAATAAATCTATGAtccaaaattaacaaaaaaatctttttgggaaaaaaaaaaaattgaacaaaGTCTAGCAGAATTGAAACAAAATGTCAGAAGGAATGTTTAGGCAGTGTTaaagtgatattttaatatttgagcTAATGATATTAATAGTCACGATTATTTGGTGATATATGATTGGGCGGTATGAGAAAATGCAAAATACAtctgtacagtatactatatatatcaCAATAGGAAAAAAGGTTTCCCAGTAATGTAATagtgctgctttaaaaaaaagctgtttgacattttcttccaaatagtattaacttgtctatttaaaaatcacactttatttgttgacatttttaaaataaaaaaaaaaataaaaaatatttggctCTGTAAAGATCAAAATTTTTAtcaaaaaattgtatttttaaaagcttATGTACAAAgaattattaataacaaaatattatagaaatagtataatatttattgtattaatataatgttaattatattataatatatatagcaATAAATTGAGTATAATCGTTAAATGTCTTTTGGCTGACATcctgtatatgttttatttattgtactttGTTTAGAAATACATGTACATTATAGTGCACTTTAGGATAAACTAAATAAGCAGCAAGTATAGGAGTTACAACTTAaaaccctatttactgtttctGCCATAAATACTTCTCTTATTTTTGCtcagtaaattaaaaaagtattgttttttattatgttaaacaTACAGCAATGCCTACTCCTCAACCTGGTCTACAGTCTTGCACATACTTAATAATGGATCCTTTCCAGCTAGTGACCACACCCTACTGCAATATGACCTTCAGTTACCTGTGTACTCAgggtaaaaacatttacatatgaCACTTTTTACATGGATTGTTTGTCACTTGGAAAACTAAATCCACAATGTGTTGCATAACAGATTTACAagcagataaaaaagaaaataaacgcaCAGAGAGGAGCATTCGGGTTCGGAGGAGCACAGACAACATAAGTAATTTGATACAACTTGACATTAATTTTTATTGAGATTGTATAATCTGTGAAcagattatataaaaataaatgttatttctttatcttttcaGTCAGTGGCTTGTTAGGGCAAATGAATACAGGAGCATCAGCAACAAAATTGACAGACGTCCTTGTTGtcagtaattttattttaaaaacattaaataaaacataaaatacatttctttaaatgtatattGCACAATTCTCATATTCTTCAGCATTAATTGTCTTGTGCTTTGCAGGCTGCTAATCAAATATTATACCATGTTGCAAATGACCCGATGGTGATGGATTTTTCTGCAAAGGTGACATGTCTCCAAATACTCAGAGTCatctctaaaatgttttttttcttttagtgttGATTAGAAGAAATCATTTGTCAACATGATTATGAACTGACTTTGTCTCTTTTCAATTTACAGAAACAGTACTTTGAGTATATACTAAAAACCTTAAAGGCAATGAAATCAATAGGCGCAGAGAAGGACCTCACTGTAAACTGTACTGCAGGCCTTGTTTCACACAATTCTGAACAGTGTGACTCAGATATCACCCCAGAAAATGtaagcagagacagagagagagggagagagagagagagaaagaatttgTGGCCATGCACATAACAATATTTCAATCACCATTATGccctctttatttttattttgtgtgtgtttttgaaccAAACAGGTTGAGGAGCTGATTATTCTAGCTTCCCAGATTTATATGCAGATAAATATACTGACATCGCAAGCAACTAATCAAGTATACGCCTGGCCTTTCATAGAGGGGACACTCTTTACAACACAGTAGGTGTATtttggacagacacacacacacacacacacacacacacacacacacatgagctcttgttttaaaatagtttttttttttttaccttgggGAAGGTGCTCATAATGCTTTAGTTTTAAGGCTAATGACACTTACAGTAAGATGTTTTAACAAAGCTTAGTTAGGAATTTAAATGCCTGTTGGTAAAAACCTAATGCAATAAATAGTATTATGAAGCCATATGACCATTACCATTTACTTGCTCActtaataaacaattttttatataggtttttcaATTATGTCTCATAttcaactgtttttttctttctcttttaaagACAGGAACCAAAAAATTTGGAGAACATGACACTTGGGAACATGGCCGATGGTGCTTGTCAGTTTCCAAGTTTTGATACATTAAAGGGACAGATGCCAGCTACCCCTGTCAGCGTTCAGGTTTGTTCAGCCAATAATAGACTTTTATTGTTATGCCTGTGTATGTAAGAAGCAcagattttcagatttttttgttatctGAGAAAGATATGGTATCACTAACAAACCTAAAATCTAACACAAGCTTTAtcatttttgccattttttaattcaaatgtgtatatatatatattattttttctattgttttgtttgtttgtttgtttttctgtccaGCTGTTTGGTTATAAATCAAACCCAATGGTTGGCCAATCAAACGTTAGCATCACCGGAACTGTTTGCAGCCTGTCAATCACGAATGATGCATCATCTACTGTCAAACTCAGCAATCTCTCAAGTTTCATAGAAGTGAGTTCCTGTGACTTCTTTACAGGTCATTCGTTTCACATTACACACctcaaaattaaagaaaaagctcAAACATGCTATCCCCTGACCTTGCACATGCGAGCTCAATGAATCatgtgggggggaaaaaaacaaaggaaaacaaaaatctaGTAAAATAAAGGTTGAAAGAATGtatcaagaaaaaaacacaaattacgTTAAAATCACATGCTAAAGCACTTGAGAAGGAAATGTCatgttaaaaatgaataaaattataacataaatatattttatataattataagaattatataaataaatcatgtgaACATTTACATTAGATTAATGTGTGAAACATAACTTAATAATAAGAAATTATACtagataaatctgaaaactcaATCATATGGAAACAtagacaaaataaacaaactgtgtgaaaagtcacatgaaaaaagaatcatatcaaatcaaacaaatcatgtgaaaaattatttaaatgattataaataaatctaaattatattaaaataaaatataaaataacctaATAAATATtgctaaataaatgtgaaaactgAATCAtcatatggaaaaaaaacaattatgtaaaaaaagccagataaaaataaatgatttatgtCAAAATCATGTGCAAAAGCACACATGAGGCCAATTAATTATgtgaaaaaatgagaaaaaaatcacaaaaatcataatcatgtgtaaaaatgtacacaaaatgTGAAGTCTTGATagaccatgtactgtatgtaaatttcTCACATCTTTACTGGCTAAGTAAAGAATCTTTTATCTTTATTCTTCACTGGCTCAGCATTGCTTAATCCTATGACGTGTAATGCATTCTTATCTTTGGCCAGGTATTTCTGCCACGTGACAATGCCCCTGAACCAGAACTTAAAAGTGCACCTGTGAAATACGGGTTTGCTTTGATCACATCCTTCAACGTCACGGACCCGAACTCAACTGTCATTGTTACTGCACTGCCACAAAATACAAGCTACTCTCTTCTGGTGTCCCTGTCTCACACCTACCAATCAACCAATAGCAGTCTCCGTACCATCCTGACTGGCCGCAGTAAGGAGTGTTGTGGGGGGGGGATTCATTCGACATTTCACTTAAGAAACAGATTTGCTTTTAGACGAAAGTTGAAAATAATAGAGCCTCAAAACTATTAATCTGAATTTTCTAAAATCCTGATTGTAGTTAATGTCTCCAGGGTTTTACAAGCCCTTTTATTTAACCCTGAAAAGAACCTGGAATTGAAAATGTCTACTGAATAAGGATGTTTCCTCCTTGTCAAATGTTATATGATATAACAATACAGTCTAATAttaagattaaaaacaatatttccaCAGTATTGCTGCAGTACAAAATTGTCTTGattgttaaatatatatcatTAATGCGACTTCCTTATCAGTAATAATATTGTTCTGCATCCTTATACACGATCCGCTTTGCAACTTAGCTTTTTTATTTCCGCTTTCTCACTGCTACACGTTCAGGTGATAAATATCGCTGGATCATCCACCCCGAGATGCTCAACGGTAGCAGAGGGACTATGTATGTGAACATAACGCTGCACAACTACACATCGAGTGTTCCAGTGAACGTCAGTGTCTCGCTCATGAACTTTAAGTGTGTGTACTGGGATAACGATTTAAACGACTGGAGCAGAGATGGATGCtgggtaaaaaagaaaaaattcacagaactacaaatttaaaatctaaacaCTAAAGTCCTAGTGATTAGAGATAACATTGTGCATCTCTGTGTAACCTCTTTCACACAGGTCGGTCCCAAAACGGAACCCAACATGACGCATTGCTTGTGTAACCATAACACTTTTTACGGAAGCAGCTTTTTTGTGATGCCCAATCCAATAGACTTGTCAAAAACAGCTGCGCTTTTCGCCACCATCAACCAAAATTACGTGGTCGCCGCTGTCCTTGGTGCTTTTTTCTTCCTCTATCTGATCCTCGTGGTATGGGCCTGGTACGCTGACAAGAAAGCCCAGAGAACGGTACATACTACTTTTGTCACATTGTCTTATGAAATGACGTTATGATAATACTAACCAGAGACAGACATAGATGAGAATATTTTCTTTCTGTATCCATTTAGCGCAAGGTAATGCTGCTGGAGGACAATCATCCCTGCGCTCATTATAACTACATGGTGAATGTACAGACAGGAAACCGGAAGCAAGCGGGAACCACGGCTAAGGTGTGTACAAGTGATTTGTCATGTCACAGAAGcttatccttttttaaaaactagaaattctgactttttttttaatcattgagTTATTTAACCCATAACCCGATGTCTATCAGAATACCGGAATGGGAACA is part of the Clarias gariepinus isolate MV-2021 ecotype Netherlands chromosome 15, CGAR_prim_01v2, whole genome shotgun sequence genome and harbors:
- the LOC128542727 gene encoding polycystic kidney disease protein 1-like 2, with the translated sequence MPFSRHLCIYCGILGTFLLSVYAVTLKTSRDGLGKQHVKKAVFQDVLYEFVIKPHSLGQASEDCSARGGKLLNYLDCEIKNFFSELFKEHGSAAPGWWIDGGLTGSYDECVDITAMPTPQPGLQSCTYLIMDPFQLVTTPYCNMTFSYLCTQDLQADKKENKRTERSIRVRRSTDNIISGLLGQMNTGASATKLTDVLVAANQILYHVANDPMVMDFSAKKQYFEYILKTLKAMKSIGAEKDLTVNCTAGLVSHNSEQCDSDITPENVEELIILASQIYMQINILTSQATNQVYAWPFIEGTLFTTQQEPKNLENMTLGNMADGACQFPSFDTLKGQMPATPVSVQLFGYKSNPMVGQSNVSITGTVCSLSITNDASSTVKLSNLSSFIEVFLPRDNAPEPELKSAPVKYGFALITSFNVTDPNSTVIVTALPQNTSYSLLVSLSHTYQSTNSSLRTILTGRSDKYRWIIHPEMLNGSRGTMYVNITLHNYTSSVPVNVSVSLMNFKCVYWDNDLNDWSRDGCWVGPKTEPNMTHCLCNHNTFYGSSFFVMPNPIDLSKTAALFATINQNYVVAAVLGAFFFLYLILVVWAWYADKKAQRTRKVMLLEDNHPCAHYNYMVNVQTGNRKQAGTTAKVMMSMDGTDGESDIHHLTYPDQPAFEKGGVDVFMISTPFPLGELQSLKLWHDNTGGDPDWYVQKVIVQDLQTRQIWHFLCNTWIKGNGDKRTFNPAKKNEITSFGNLFHARTSTGFRDEHIWMSIVNPPRHSPFTRVQRVSCCMCLLLCTMVINIMFWNIPKDGESPVIVKIADFQLTWQQIMVAVESALLMFPINILIVTIFRSIQPRIKKEDVEKSKTSTGDKSSVVSMQTILKDTQDIVNLLSKSPKNCVIAMSQSLETTADLFAALNQMHDVVVNIQGQTVGDQHWAHCSRFLFHTSCHLSKLLERAGEKVFPHPEDLDLAKSTVNMMLKKSEALTSTHPVQCFVPVQDKPKKSGCKLPWWFVFIGWGLLLAISGISTFFTLLYGLQYGKDSSTKWVITLTLSMFQSIFIIQPLKVVGLAIFFALILRPVTVDDDQEVEILLDEKQEKCEEYCGRHMHQA